The Cellulomonas wangleii genome includes a region encoding these proteins:
- a CDS encoding ABC transporter ATP-binding protein produces MLQGSAARRSAALVWRGLRSHPRTHVAAVGTSALYGGLVVVVSRVLGAATDQVVVPALEGSAEAQDRIWLAGLTIAVVALTLAVTVAGRRIFAGMGVADIQADHRRAVTRQYLRLPMTWHRQHPTGQLLSNAGSDVEAATGVFNPLSFALGVVVMIVTATVALLRTDVWLAAAALVVLPLAVIANLVFQRRMTPAITRAQQLRAEVADVAHESFEAAALVKSLGTEDREDERFTDRARALRDANVRVGVVRAVFDPVIDLLPNLGTLLVLLVGAQRVAAGVIGTGDVVAAAYLLTMLAVPVRAFGWVLGELPRSLVGHDRIARVLDAPGVPVPGRTPLAASGPGADVRLRGVHLRVPGEGGEVALLRDFDLHVAPGRTLALVGPTGAGKSTLVGLVPRLADPSAGVVEIDGTDVRDLRPADLAAQVGYVGQSTFVFEDTVRGNVTLADAGDPDAPDDEQVWAALAAAHVDDVVRALPGGLDAPLGERGANLSGGQRQRLALARALVRRPRVLVLDDATSAVDPRVERDILLGLRSADGAAGPTVLLVAYRMASVLLADEVVHIEAGRVVDRGPHDELLVRDPGYRELATAYERESLRRAQERADEDAAASWSDDVPAEGGRR; encoded by the coding sequence ATGCTCCAGGGCTCCGCCGCGCGCCGCTCCGCCGCGCTGGTCTGGCGGGGCTTGCGCTCGCACCCGCGGACGCACGTGGCGGCCGTCGGGACGTCGGCGCTGTACGGCGGCCTGGTCGTCGTGGTCAGCCGCGTGCTGGGGGCGGCGACGGACCAGGTCGTCGTGCCGGCGCTCGAGGGCTCGGCCGAGGCGCAGGACCGGATCTGGCTCGCGGGCCTGACCATCGCGGTGGTGGCGCTGACGCTGGCCGTCACCGTGGCCGGGCGCCGCATCTTCGCCGGCATGGGTGTCGCGGACATCCAGGCGGACCACCGTCGGGCGGTCACCCGGCAGTACCTGCGGCTGCCGATGACGTGGCACCGGCAGCACCCGACGGGCCAGCTGCTGTCGAACGCCGGCTCGGACGTCGAGGCGGCGACCGGCGTGTTCAACCCGCTGTCGTTCGCGCTCGGCGTCGTCGTGATGATCGTGACCGCGACGGTGGCCCTGCTGCGCACCGACGTGTGGCTGGCCGCCGCCGCGCTGGTCGTGCTGCCGCTCGCGGTGATCGCCAACCTGGTCTTCCAGCGCCGCATGACGCCGGCCATCACGCGCGCGCAGCAGCTGCGCGCGGAGGTCGCGGACGTGGCGCACGAGAGCTTCGAGGCCGCCGCGCTCGTGAAGTCGCTGGGCACCGAGGACCGGGAGGACGAGCGCTTCACCGACCGGGCGCGCGCCCTGCGGGACGCGAACGTGCGCGTCGGGGTCGTGCGGGCCGTGTTCGACCCGGTCATCGACCTGCTGCCGAACCTGGGCACCCTGCTCGTCCTGCTCGTCGGCGCCCAGCGGGTCGCCGCCGGGGTGATCGGCACCGGTGACGTCGTGGCGGCGGCGTACCTGCTGACGATGCTGGCCGTGCCGGTGCGGGCGTTCGGGTGGGTGCTCGGCGAACTGCCCCGCAGCCTCGTCGGGCACGACCGCATCGCGCGCGTCCTCGACGCACCGGGCGTGCCCGTGCCGGGGCGGACGCCGTTGGCGGCGTCCGGTCCTGGCGCCGACGTCCGGCTGCGCGGCGTGCACCTGCGCGTGCCCGGTGAAGGTGGCGAGGTGGCGCTGCTGCGCGACTTCGACCTGCACGTCGCACCCGGCAGGACGCTCGCCCTCGTCGGCCCCACCGGGGCCGGCAAGTCCACGCTGGTCGGCCTGGTGCCGCGCCTGGCGGACCCGTCGGCGGGCGTCGTCGAGATCGACGGCACGGATGTGCGCGACCTGCGCCCGGCGGACCTCGCCGCCCAGGTCGGCTACGTGGGCCAGTCGACCTTCGTGTTCGAGGACACCGTGCGCGGCAACGTCACGCTCGCCGACGCCGGCGACCCCGACGCCCCCGACGACGAGCAGGTCTGGGCGGCCCTCGCCGCCGCGCACGTCGACGACGTCGTCCGTGCCCTGCCCGGTGGCCTCGACGCCCCGCTCGGCGAGCGGGGGGCCAACCTGTCGGGGGGCCAGCGTCAGCGGCTGGCCCTGGCGCGTGCCCTGGTGCGGCGCCCGCGCGTGCTGGTCCTCGACGACGCGACCTCCGCCGTCGACCCGCGCGTCGAGCGGGACATCCTCCTGGGCCTGCGGTCCGCGGACGGTGCCGCGGGTCCGACCGTGCTGCTCGTGGCGTACCGGATGGCCTCGGTGCTGCTGGCCGACGAGGTGGTGCACATCGAGGCGGGCCGTGTCGTGGACCGCGGCCCGCACGACGAGCTGCTGGTCCGCGACCCCGGGTACCGCGAGCTGGCCACCGCCTACGAGCGGGAGTCGCTGCGCCGTGCCCAGGAGCGGGCCGACGAGGACGCCGCGGCGTCGTGGTCGGACGACGTGCCGGCCGAGGGAGGACGCAGGTGA
- a CDS encoding TIGR03085 family metal-binding protein — MTWHETERDWLSDALRAADPHDPTLCAGWQARHLAAHLVLRESPATAAGALRGGVAAATERLADTAADRAGYTALVDRFAAPPPRWSPLAWAGDAVNTTEYFVHTEDVRRGSGTREPRELPAGLAEVLWSQLVRMAPLRLRGLGPGVVLVRTDDVRSAVHRPRAGHGSVVLRGDVGELVLAVSGRLQAADVTVDGAPDDVQTVRDLLTGP; from the coding sequence ATGACGTGGCACGAGACCGAACGCGACTGGCTGTCCGACGCGCTGCGCGCCGCGGACCCGCACGACCCCACGCTGTGCGCCGGCTGGCAGGCCCGGCACCTCGCGGCCCACCTGGTGCTCCGGGAGAGCCCGGCCACGGCCGCGGGCGCCCTGCGCGGTGGCGTCGCCGCGGCGACCGAGCGCCTGGCGGACACCGCGGCGGACCGCGCGGGGTACACCGCGCTCGTCGACCGGTTCGCCGCACCCCCGCCGCGCTGGAGCCCGCTGGCGTGGGCCGGCGACGCCGTGAACACCACCGAGTACTTCGTCCACACCGAGGACGTGCGCCGCGGGTCCGGGACCCGGGAGCCGCGCGAGCTGCCCGCGGGGCTGGCCGAGGTGCTGTGGTCCCAGCTGGTGCGGATGGCCCCGCTGCGGCTGCGTGGCCTGGGTCCCGGCGTGGTGCTCGTCCGCACCGACGACGTCCGCTCGGCCGTCCACCGGCCCCGCGCCGGCCACGGGTCGGTGGTCCTGCGCGGCGACGTGGGCGAGCTCGTGCTCGCCGTCTCGGGCCGGCTGCAGGCCGCGGACGTGACCGTCGACGGCGCCCCGGACGACGTGCAGACCGTCCGGGACCTGCTCACCGGGCCCTGA
- the hisF gene encoding imidazole glycerol phosphate synthase subunit HisF, giving the protein MSLALRVIPCLDVDAGRVVKGVNFENLRDAGDPVELARRYDAEGADELTFLDVSASSSDRETTYDVVRRTAGEVFVPLTVGGGVRSPHDVDRLLRAGADKVGVNTAAIARPELITEIADRFGSQVLVLSVDARRTTGDVRTPSGYEVTTHGGRRGTGIDAVEWAHRAVELGVGEVLLNSMDADGTTAGFDLAMIADVRARVSVPLIASGGAGTVEHFVEAARAGADAVLAASVFHFGTLTVGQVKDALRAADVVVR; this is encoded by the coding sequence GTGAGCCTCGCGCTGCGGGTCATCCCGTGCCTGGACGTCGACGCGGGCCGCGTCGTCAAGGGCGTGAACTTCGAGAACCTGCGGGACGCCGGTGACCCGGTCGAGCTGGCGCGCCGGTACGACGCGGAGGGCGCCGACGAGCTGACCTTCCTGGACGTGTCCGCGTCGTCGTCGGACCGCGAGACCACCTACGACGTGGTGCGACGCACCGCGGGCGAGGTCTTCGTCCCCCTGACCGTCGGTGGGGGCGTCCGCTCGCCGCACGACGTGGACCGCTTGCTGCGCGCCGGCGCCGACAAGGTCGGCGTCAACACCGCGGCGATCGCCCGGCCCGAGCTCATCACGGAGATCGCCGACCGGTTCGGCTCCCAGGTCCTCGTGCTGTCCGTGGACGCGCGACGCACGACCGGCGACGTGCGCACGCCGTCGGGCTACGAGGTGACGACGCACGGTGGGCGCCGCGGCACCGGGATCGACGCGGTGGAGTGGGCGCACCGCGCCGTCGAGCTCGGGGTCGGTGAGGTCCTGCTCAACTCGATGGACGCGGACGGCACCACCGCGGGGTTCGACCTGGCGATGATCGCCGACGTCCGCGCGCGGGTGAGCGTGCCCCTGATCGCCTCGGGCGGCGCGGGCACCGTCGAGCACTTCGTGGAGGCGGCCCGCGCGGGCGCCGACGCGGTCCTGGCGGCGAGCGTCTTCCACTTCGGCACGCTCACCGTGGGGCAGGTCAAGGACGCCCTGCGCGCCGCCGACGTCGTCGTGCGCTGA
- a CDS encoding FKBP-type peptidyl-prolyl cis-trans isomerase, which produces MAARRLAVLAVVGMLAACSAVAPVEPEVTVTGAAGEAPTVTYLTPLTVDETHRETVWPGTGAELVEGAPVLIDFWLENATDASLVKESYSTSPTPRLLTAEDLGTDLYETLKGQQVGARLLQVVPGGAGVDYPTVTVLDVLPTRAVGEPVPPDPSLPVVTEGGDAGFSLAPTGAAPPDELGIQPLVRGTGPQVAAGDVITVQYSGFAWDDGTLFDSTWQHGLPVSFLLSDVPPWAEGLVDQPAGSRVMLVVPPSYSLGVTDSEELSGKTVVFVIDILATGNPAQGAS; this is translated from the coding sequence GTGGCTGCCCGACGCCTGGCGGTGCTGGCCGTCGTGGGCATGCTGGCTGCGTGCAGCGCGGTCGCCCCGGTCGAGCCGGAGGTGACGGTCACCGGGGCCGCGGGCGAGGCCCCGACGGTCACGTACCTGACGCCGCTCACGGTCGACGAGACCCATCGGGAGACGGTCTGGCCCGGCACGGGTGCCGAGCTCGTCGAGGGCGCTCCGGTCCTCATCGACTTCTGGCTGGAGAACGCGACGGACGCCAGCCTGGTCAAGGAGAGCTACTCGACCAGCCCGACGCCGCGTCTGCTGACGGCCGAGGACCTCGGCACGGACCTGTACGAGACCCTCAAGGGCCAGCAGGTCGGCGCGCGCCTCCTGCAGGTCGTGCCCGGCGGCGCGGGCGTGGACTACCCGACCGTGACGGTCCTCGACGTGCTCCCGACGCGGGCCGTGGGTGAGCCCGTCCCGCCGGACCCGTCGCTGCCCGTCGTCACCGAGGGCGGCGACGCCGGGTTCTCGCTGGCGCCCACGGGCGCGGCGCCCCCGGACGAGCTCGGGATCCAGCCGCTCGTGCGCGGCACCGGTCCCCAGGTCGCCGCGGGCGACGTCATCACGGTGCAGTACAGCGGGTTCGCGTGGGACGACGGCACGCTGTTCGACTCCACGTGGCAGCACGGGCTGCCCGTGTCGTTCCTGCTCTCCGACGTGCCGCCGTGGGCCGAGGGGTTGGTCGACCAGCCCGCCGGCAGCCGCGTGATGCTCGTCGTGCCCCCCTCGTACTCCCTCGGTGTCACCGACAGCGAGGAGCTCTCCGGGAAGACGGTGGTGTTCGTGATCGACATCCTGGCCACGGGCAACCCTGCGCAGGGTGCCTCGTGA
- the pafA gene encoding Pup--protein ligase — protein MDRRIFGLETEYGVTCAAQDGRGLSADEVARYLFRKVVAWGRSSNVFLRNGSRLYLDVGSHPEYATAECDDWRQLVTHDRAGERILEGLVGDAQQRLEHEGLPGRIHLFKNNTDSAGNSYGCHENYLVRRQGDFARLSDVLVPFLITRQVLTGAGKVLATPRGAVYCLSQRADHIWEAVSSATTRSRPIINTRDEPHADAEQYRRLHVIVGDSSMSETTTMLKVASTDLLLRLVEAGVTMRDMTLENPIRAIREISHDMTGRQPVTMASGRTVTAIDLQEEYLARVSDFVTAEMGPSPETKQVLDLWERGLRALRTGDLTLVERELDWVIKYRMIERYRAKHGLELSDVRVQRLDLAYHDISRTEGLYNLLAARGLVERVTTDLDVFEATAVPPQTTRAKLRGDFVRAAQDARRDYTVDWVHLKLNDQAQRTVLCKDPFRSVDDRVERLIESM, from the coding sequence ATGGACAGACGCATCTTCGGCCTGGAGACCGAGTACGGGGTCACGTGCGCGGCGCAGGACGGTCGTGGCCTGTCCGCCGACGAGGTCGCGCGCTACCTCTTCCGGAAGGTCGTCGCCTGGGGGAGGTCCTCGAACGTCTTCCTGCGCAACGGCTCACGGCTGTACCTCGACGTCGGCTCGCACCCGGAGTACGCCACCGCGGAGTGCGACGACTGGCGCCAGCTGGTCACGCACGACCGCGCGGGCGAGCGGATCCTCGAGGGCCTGGTCGGCGACGCGCAGCAGCGGCTCGAGCACGAGGGCCTGCCGGGGCGGATCCACCTGTTCAAGAACAACACCGACTCCGCGGGCAACTCCTACGGGTGCCACGAGAACTACCTCGTGCGCCGTCAGGGCGACTTCGCGCGGCTGTCGGACGTGCTCGTCCCGTTCCTCATCACACGCCAGGTCCTCACGGGTGCCGGCAAGGTGCTCGCGACGCCGCGCGGGGCGGTCTACTGCCTCTCGCAGCGTGCCGACCACATCTGGGAGGCCGTCTCGAGCGCGACGACGCGCTCGCGCCCCATCATCAACACGCGTGACGAGCCGCACGCCGACGCCGAGCAGTACCGCCGGCTGCACGTGATCGTGGGCGACTCCTCGATGTCGGAGACCACGACGATGCTCAAGGTCGCGTCGACGGACCTGCTGCTGCGGCTCGTCGAGGCCGGCGTGACCATGCGCGACATGACGCTGGAGAACCCGATCCGCGCGATCCGGGAGATCAGCCACGACATGACCGGCCGGCAGCCCGTGACGATGGCGTCCGGGCGCACGGTCACCGCGATCGACCTGCAGGAGGAGTACCTCGCGCGGGTCTCGGACTTCGTGACGGCCGAGATGGGCCCGTCGCCGGAGACCAAGCAGGTGCTCGACCTGTGGGAGCGGGGGCTGCGGGCGCTGCGCACGGGCGACCTGACGCTCGTCGAGCGCGAGCTGGACTGGGTCATCAAGTACCGGATGATCGAGCGCTACCGCGCCAAGCACGGCCTGGAGCTGTCGGACGTGCGGGTGCAGCGGCTCGACCTGGCGTACCACGACATCTCGCGGACGGAGGGCCTGTACAACCTCCTCGCCGCCCGGGGGCTCGTCGAGCGGGTGACGACGGATCTGGACGTCTTCGAGGCGACGGCGGTGCCGCCGCAGACGACCCGCGCCAAGCTGCGCGGCGACTTCGTGCGTGCCGCGCAGGACGCGCGCCGGGACTACACCGTCGACTGGGTGCACCTCAAGCTCAACGACCAGGCGCAGCGCACGGTGCTCTGCAAGGACCCGTTCCGCAGCGTCGACGACCGGGTGGAGCGGCTCATCGAGTCGATGTGA
- the prcA gene encoding proteasome subunit alpha, with translation MSMPFYVSPEQLMKDRADYARKGIARGRSVVVLQYDDGIAFATENPSRALHKISEIYDRIAFAAVGKYNEFENLRVAGVRYADLRGYSYDRVDVTARGLANAYAQTLGTVFTTESKPLEVELVVVEVGREPAGDQIYRLSYDGSVTDEHGWVVMGGQAERLGTLLGEEWRPGMTLAQVLGLAVRALGGTGEDGEPRVLGAAQLEVAVLDRTRPRRAFRRLTGALLEDVLGGAAAPTGGGDEPVAP, from the coding sequence ATGAGCATGCCGTTCTACGTCTCGCCCGAGCAGCTGATGAAGGACCGGGCCGACTACGCGCGCAAGGGCATCGCGCGCGGCCGGTCCGTCGTCGTCCTGCAGTACGACGACGGCATCGCGTTCGCCACCGAGAACCCGTCGCGCGCCCTGCACAAGATCTCGGAGATCTACGACCGCATCGCGTTCGCCGCCGTCGGCAAGTACAACGAGTTCGAGAACCTGCGCGTGGCCGGCGTCCGGTACGCCGACCTGCGCGGCTACTCCTACGACCGCGTCGACGTGACGGCGCGCGGGCTGGCGAACGCGTACGCCCAGACCCTGGGCACCGTGTTCACCACGGAGTCCAAGCCGCTCGAGGTGGAGCTGGTCGTGGTCGAGGTGGGGCGCGAGCCGGCGGGGGACCAGATCTACCGCCTGTCCTACGACGGCTCCGTCACCGACGAGCACGGGTGGGTCGTCATGGGCGGGCAGGCCGAGCGCCTGGGCACCCTGCTGGGCGAGGAGTGGCGGCCCGGCATGACCCTCGCGCAGGTGCTGGGGCTCGCGGTGCGTGCCCTGGGTGGCACGGGCGAGGACGGTGAGCCCCGGGTGCTGGGCGCGGCGCAGCTCGAGGTCGCGGTGCTGGACCGCACCCGGCCCCGGCGGGCGTTCCGGCGGCTGACCGGTGCGCTCCTGGAGGACGTCCTGGGCGGTGCCGCCGCGCCGACGGGCGGCGGGGACGAGCCGGTCGCACCCTGA
- the prcB gene encoding proteasome subunit beta — translation MTPSDSSGRLPHAFTTPGTPSFVDFLSGYAPDLLPGRRPVPVGDLQTPHATTIVALTFDGGVVMAGDRRATMGSMIASRRIEKVFPADEFSAVGIAGTAGLAIELVRLFQLELEHYEKIEGSLLSLDGKANRLATMIRGNLGLAMQGLAVVPLFGGYDLDLGVGRIFSYDVTGGRYEEHGHHAVGSGSVFARGSLKKRWRPDLDADAAVRVAVEALVDAADDDSATGGPDRSRRIWPVVATVTQAGYLRVSDDELAAAVDVVENGRRSARRDGGAA, via the coding sequence ATGACCCCGAGCGACTCCTCCGGCCGGCTCCCGCACGCCTTCACGACCCCCGGCACGCCCTCGTTCGTCGACTTCCTGTCGGGGTACGCCCCTGACCTGCTCCCGGGACGCCGACCCGTCCCCGTGGGTGACCTGCAGACCCCGCACGCCACGACGATCGTCGCGCTGACCTTCGACGGCGGCGTGGTCATGGCGGGGGACCGGCGCGCGACGATGGGCTCGATGATCGCGAGCCGGCGCATCGAGAAGGTCTTCCCGGCCGACGAGTTCTCCGCCGTGGGCATCGCCGGCACCGCCGGTCTGGCCATCGAGCTGGTGCGGCTGTTCCAGCTCGAGCTGGAGCACTACGAGAAGATCGAGGGGAGCCTGCTGTCGCTCGACGGCAAGGCCAACCGGCTCGCCACCATGATCCGCGGCAACCTGGGGCTCGCCATGCAGGGGCTGGCGGTGGTCCCGCTGTTCGGCGGCTACGACCTCGACCTCGGCGTGGGACGGATCTTCTCGTACGACGTGACGGGCGGGCGCTACGAGGAGCACGGGCACCACGCGGTGGGCTCCGGGTCCGTGTTCGCGCGCGGCTCGCTCAAGAAGCGCTGGCGTCCCGACCTCGACGCGGACGCGGCGGTGCGTGTCGCCGTCGAGGCGCTCGTCGACGCCGCCGACGACGACTCCGCCACGGGTGGCCCCGACCGCTCCCGACGGATCTGGCCGGTGGTCGCCACCGTGACGCAGGCCGGCTACCTGCGCGTGTCGGACGACGAGCTCGCCGCGGCGGTGGACGTCGTGGAGAACGGCCGGCGCAGCGCCCGGCGTGACGGAGGTGCCGCATGA
- a CDS encoding ubiquitin-like protein Pup, with protein sequence MAGQDQVRHGHEDEPVDEPAPPAPSAAGAQARDAEVDALLEEIDDVLEQNAEQFVRGFVQKGGQ encoded by the coding sequence ATGGCTGGGCAGGATCAGGTCAGGCACGGTCACGAGGACGAGCCGGTCGACGAGCCGGCCCCGCCCGCCCCGTCGGCGGCCGGTGCGCAGGCCAGGGACGCCGAGGTCGACGCCCTGCTCGAGGAGATCGACGACGTCCTGGAGCAGAACGCCGAGCAGTTCGTGCGGGGGTTCGTCCAGAAGGGCGGGCAGTGA